A window of Adhaeribacter arboris genomic DNA:
TGCGGATAAACACGGGTCCAGTCTACATCATGACTTTGTGGTTGAAAGGCACTCAAGAAGAAAATTATGGCCTCGGTTAAAAGACCTACGGTGAGCATTGCGCCCGCTCCTTCCCAGTGTTGAATCTTAAAAAGAGCTCCTACAATTACAACTGCGGCACCAATACCGTATACTTTTGGCATTATCACATCGAATAGGAAATTGCCACCTTTAGCTTTACTCATTTTGTTTTGATAATTTGTTTTTGTGGATGATTAATTAACTAGTTAATTTAAAATTGAATAAGTGGTTTTATAAATTTTGTAGGTAATACATTAATTATTTAGTACGCTGACGATCCCCTAACATGATCATGGAGTTACGAAACCCAATGTAAGAGCGGGCAGAATCTTCAAATTCAAAGTTTCGAGTACCTGTTTCGAGGAAGTAAGCAACATCTTTCCAAGAGCCGCCTCTTACAACTTTACGTGGTTCATTATCATTATTATACACCGGGTTTAAATCCCATACTACCGGTACCGAAGCATCATAATAAGCATCGGCGCACCATTCGGCTACGTTACCTGCCATATCGTATAAACCAAAATCGTTCGGAAAATATTGCCCTACGGGTCCGGTATAAGAATAACCATCACTATAGTAGTCGCCCCGACCGGGTTTGAAGTTAGCTAACATACAACCTTTCGCATTCCGCAAGTAAGGACCACCCCACGGATAAGTAACCATATCCCTGCCACCCCGGGCAGCGTACTCCCATTCTGCTTCGGATGGTAACCGGAAATCGGGCATTGCTGCCTGACCATCTTCCACTAAGAAAGCATTTTTACGTTTGGTACGCCAGTCAGAAAAATATTTGGCTGCATTCCAATCTACTCCCACCACCGGGTAATTATCAAAAGCCGGGTGCGTATAGTAATACTGCATCATAGGATCGCCCATTGAATAAGTAAAATCCCGCATCCAAACAGTCGTATCCGGATATAGTTGGGTCATTACAAATTCTTCACCCAATACATCTAATGAATCTTCCCGGATAGCGTTTACAAATTCGCGATATTCGTTGTTAGTTATCTCGGTTTCATCCATGTAAAACCCCCGAATGGTTACTTGTTTATTTAAATTAGACATAGTAGCTGCAATATCCTGATCGGTTTGCCCCATGTGAAAAGTTCCACCTGGGCATGGCACCATCCCATAAGGAACTTCCTGCGGATTAAATTCAGGGCGATCTTGTACCCCTATTACGTCTCCTTCAGGTCCGCCGCGCATACCACAGCCGCCTAAAACTATTACTGATACAGCAATAAAAGACAATTTTAGAAATTTATTCATAACGAAGGTAAAAAAAGAAGTAATATCAAATATAACTATTACAATTTTAGTACTTGGCAAAGGTACTGAAGAGAAATATCAAAAACAATACCTATTATTTAGTATTTCTCCAATTTTTCAACGTACAAGCAAAGTATTTATTACAAAGACGTTAATTTATTTATCTTACTGATAACCACATTTTTAATATTCAAGTTTATAATCTCAGATTTTTTTGTATATATCCTAGAAACTATACCTTGGAGTTTTAATTATTGGTTTTATAATATTCGCAGGCCGGGGAATCGAGTACGAAAGAATTATTTCGTGCGAAGTAAGTGCTTTTGCCTCAGGATTAAAAGTTGTTAAATCAAAGGCGTATCCTAACTGCAAAGCATTATTTCTGAGTAAATATATTCCTGCCATACCAGTAACCGCTTCCTGGTGTCGATATCCAACACCAGCATAGTACTTTTCGTTCAAAATAGCTCTACCTCCTGCTTCTACCGACAACTTATTTAAATCATATTTTATAATAGCTGTTGGCACTACAGTTACGGACGGAGAAACGGTGAGGTAATATCCCGCTGTAAAATAAGCGTGATTGCGTGCCGTAAACAAACCAAAACCGGCTGTTTCATTGCGGGCACTATCTTCGAATTTAAATTTTGATTGCAGCAAATTATTTATCCCTCCGCCAATATACAATTTTGACGACTGATACCAGACTCCGGCACCAATATCATATTTACTATCTGAACTGTTCTCCGGAACACTTGGATCATCCGGATCGTTCGGTCGATAATTACCTTTTTTTATGTTGGTT
This region includes:
- the porK gene encoding T9SS ring complex lipoprotein PorK/GldK; this encodes MNKFLKLSFIAVSVIVLGGCGMRGGPEGDVIGVQDRPEFNPQEVPYGMVPCPGGTFHMGQTDQDIAATMSNLNKQVTIRGFYMDETEITNNEYREFVNAIREDSLDVLGEEFVMTQLYPDTTVWMRDFTYSMGDPMMQYYYTHPAFDNYPVVGVDWNAAKYFSDWRTKRKNAFLVEDGQAAMPDFRLPSEAEWEYAARGGRDMVTYPWGGPYLRNAKGCMLANFKPGRGDYYSDGYSYTGPVGQYFPNDFGLYDMAGNVAEWCADAYYDASVPVVWDLNPVYNNDNEPRKVVRGGSWKDVAYFLETGTRNFEFEDSARSYIGFRNSMIMLGDRQRTK
- a CDS encoding PorP/SprF family type IX secretion system membrane protein yields the protein MRKYFYVLIILFTVRIGAFAQQQPQFSHYSFNGMYLSPAYAGITDKTEINMLYRYQWAGYQASFDGGGAPKTGLVSISLPVRFLGGGIGLYATNDRLGATESSSASLAYSAHFKAGAGKISIGIQGNLTNIKKGNYRPNDPDDPSVPENSSDSKYDIGAGVWYQSSKLYIGGGINNLLQSKFKFEDSARNETAGFGLFTARNHAYFTAGYYLTVSPSVTVVPTAIIKYDLNKLSVEAGGRAILNEKYYAGVGYRHQEAVTGMAGIYLLRNNALQLGYAFDLTTFNPEAKALTSHEIILSYSIPRPANIIKPIIKTPRYSF